Proteins encoded by one window of Sediminicoccus rosea:
- a CDS encoding glycosyltransferase family 4 protein: MTLPAPRVWTDGFPLTLSHGTGITTYARGHAATLRRLGLSLGMLYGRPLPSIADPAEREVRFFDARVLPGRPLHQRFLGLLRNPRGPMAQPIPLSRMVDTAATSAITYETFATANLPAVDELWNADDAFGRAQLHFAVRRSLMSIRAPSPPALMHWTHIHPIRLAGTRNIYTVHDLIPLRLPWATLDFKANWLNTVRRLAQQADHIVTVSEHARRDLIDQIGIPEERVTNTYQAVFPPAFAMDEEMSVARLRRAHQLEPRGYFLFLSRIEPRKNLARMLDAYLASGTQIPFIIVGGMAHHGKQELRLLTEAGGTRSADGRIRYIGYVPQLDVEILVRHARALCFASLYEGFGLPAVEAMQAGTAVLTSNTSCMPEVVGDAALTVTPTDTRALAEALQALDGNEDLRRGLEAAGPKRAAFFSPDRYAERLGALYARLGILPTGGDA, encoded by the coding sequence ATGACTCTCCCTGCACCCCGGGTCTGGACGGATGGCTTCCCCCTGACCCTCTCGCACGGGACCGGCATCACGACCTATGCCCGCGGCCATGCGGCGACGCTGCGCCGCCTCGGCCTCTCGCTCGGCATGCTCTATGGCCGGCCCCTGCCCTCCATCGCCGACCCCGCGGAGCGCGAGGTGCGCTTCTTCGACGCGCGCGTGCTGCCCGGGCGGCCGCTGCACCAGCGCTTCCTCGGCCTGCTGCGCAACCCGCGCGGGCCGATGGCGCAGCCCATCCCCCTCTCGCGCATGGTGGACACGGCGGCGACCTCCGCCATCACCTACGAGACCTTCGCGACAGCGAACCTGCCCGCGGTGGACGAGCTGTGGAACGCGGACGACGCCTTCGGCCGCGCGCAGCTGCATTTCGCCGTGCGCCGCAGCCTGATGTCCATCCGGGCCCCCAGCCCGCCGGCGCTGATGCACTGGACGCACATCCATCCGATCCGCCTGGCCGGCACGCGCAACATCTACACCGTGCATGACCTGATCCCGCTCCGCCTGCCCTGGGCCACGCTCGACTTCAAGGCAAACTGGCTGAACACCGTCCGTCGCCTCGCGCAGCAGGCGGACCACATCGTCACCGTCTCCGAGCATGCCCGGCGGGACCTGATCGACCAGATCGGCATCCCGGAGGAGCGCGTGACCAACACCTACCAGGCGGTCTTCCCGCCGGCCTTCGCGATGGATGAGGAGATGTCGGTGGCGCGGCTCAGGCGCGCCCACCAGCTGGAGCCGCGCGGCTACTTCCTCTTCCTCTCGCGCATCGAGCCGCGCAAGAACCTGGCCCGCATGCTGGACGCCTATCTCGCCTCCGGCACGCAGATCCCCTTCATCATCGTCGGTGGCATGGCGCATCACGGCAAGCAGGAGCTGCGCCTGCTGACCGAGGCCGGCGGCACGCGCTCGGCCGACGGGCGCATCCGCTACATCGGCTATGTGCCGCAGCTCGACGTGGAGATCCTGGTGCGCCACGCGCGCGCGCTCTGCTTCGCCTCGCTCTACGAGGGCTTCGGCCTGCCGGCGGTGGAGGCGATGCAGGCCGGCACGGCGGTGCTGACCTCCAACACCTCCTGCATGCCCGAGGTGGTGGGCGACGCGGCGCTCACCGTCACGCCGACCGACACGCGCGCCCTGGCCGAGGCGTTGCAGGCACTGGACGGCAACGAGGATCTGCGGCGCGGGCTGGAGGCGGCCGGGCCGAAGCGCGCCGCCTTCTTCAGCCCGGACCGCTACGCCGAGCGGCTGGGGGCGCTCTACGCCCGGCTCGGGATCCTGCCCACGGGGGGCGACGCATGA
- a CDS encoding DUF2155 domain-containing protein, with protein sequence MSWLRPALLALLLAAPLPAAAQEWVPRRVGEIQALDKVNARVATLRATVGEPTRFGTLTITLRACHARPPDEVPDAAAFLEVTDAQRGGGNQPVFRGWLFADAPAVNMFEHPVYDLRILNCR encoded by the coding sequence ATGAGCTGGCTGCGCCCGGCCCTGCTCGCCCTGCTTCTCGCCGCTCCCCTGCCTGCCGCCGCCCAGGAATGGGTGCCGCGCCGCGTGGGCGAGATCCAGGCGCTGGACAAGGTGAATGCGCGCGTCGCCACGCTGCGCGCGACGGTGGGCGAGCCCACGCGCTTCGGTACGCTCACCATCACGCTGCGCGCCTGCCATGCCCGCCCGCCCGACGAGGTGCCCGACGCCGCAGCCTTCCTGGAGGTGACGGATGCCCAGCGCGGCGGTGGCAACCAGCCGGTGTTCCGCGGCTGGCTCTTCGCCGATGCGCCCGCAGTGAACATGTTCGAGCACCCGGTCTATGACCTGCGGATCCTGAACTGCCGGTAG
- a CDS encoding DUF4214 domain-containing protein, with protein MITLGELLHGTDEDFVVNLYLAALGRWPDEPGYVHHLDLIAGKPEGRAGLVQGFLASEEARQRPPGIRLDAAGPVPPEQALAAQLRLRTEVLRAAIAAPREAAGTGQPSALAGEIMALGAALEGLRTELTERIAALEARLAGTVPPAPTLSAAISLDHVEALVEGAQAPLRQRLRVLEARLLEKGPG; from the coding sequence ATGATCACGCTCGGCGAATTGCTGCACGGCACGGATGAGGATTTCGTCGTCAACCTCTACCTCGCGGCGCTGGGCCGCTGGCCGGATGAGCCGGGCTATGTGCATCACCTGGACCTGATCGCCGGCAAGCCCGAGGGCCGTGCCGGTCTGGTCCAGGGCTTCCTGGCATCGGAGGAGGCGCGGCAGCGGCCGCCCGGCATCCGGCTGGACGCGGCGGGCCCGGTCCCGCCGGAGCAGGCGCTCGCCGCTCAGTTGCGCCTTCGGACCGAGGTCCTGCGCGCCGCCATCGCCGCGCCGCGCGAGGCGGCCGGGACCGGGCAGCCCTCCGCCCTCGCGGGGGAGATCATGGCGCTCGGCGCCGCGCTGGAGGGGCTGCGCACGGAACTGACCGAGCGCATCGCAGCGCTGGAGGCGCGGCTGGCCGGCACGGTGCCGCCCGCCCCCACCCTCTCGGCCGCCATCTCGCTCGACCATGTGGAGGCGCTGGTCGAGGGGGCGCAGGCGCCGCTGCGGCAGCGGCTGCGCGTGCTGGAGGCGCGGTTGCTGGAGAAGGGGCCGGGCTGA